The Lysinibacillus pakistanensis genome includes a window with the following:
- the gatA gene encoding Asp-tRNA(Asn)/Glu-tRNA(Gln) amidotransferase subunit GatA, translated as MTLFERSAKELQADIKAGNLTIADLTKEAYERIAKLDGDVQAFLASNEEKATAQAAEMDKVPFEERGPLFGLPIGVKDNIVTEGLETTCASKILEGFMPIYDATVVKKLRDAGMVTIGKLNMDEFAMGSSNENSYYKTTKNPWNLNHVPGGSSGASAAAVAAGEVPFSLGSDTGGSIRQPAAYCGVVGMKPTYGRVSRFGLVAFASSLDQIGPITRNVEDNALLLEAIAGLDPNDSTSANVEVPNYAAALTGDVKGLRIAVPKEFLGEGVGEAARQSVLDALEVLKGLGATVEEVSLPHSKYALAAYYILSSSEASSNLSRFDGIRYGFRAENVTNLMDLYKETRAQGFGDEVKRRIMLGTYSLSAGTYDAYYKKAQQARTLIKADYDKVFEDFDVIIGPTSPTPAFKIGENVDDPMTMYANDILTIPMNLAGVPAISIPCGFENGLPLGLQIIGKYFDEATIYRVAHAFEQATEFHKQVPQMWEGK; from the coding sequence ATGACGTTATTTGAACGTTCAGCAAAGGAGCTACAAGCTGACATTAAAGCGGGTAACTTAACTATCGCTGATTTAACAAAAGAAGCATATGAACGAATTGCCAAGCTTGATGGCGATGTACAAGCTTTCCTTGCTTCGAATGAAGAAAAAGCAACTGCACAAGCAGCTGAAATGGACAAAGTACCATTTGAAGAGCGTGGACCACTTTTTGGCCTTCCTATCGGTGTGAAAGACAACATCGTAACAGAAGGCTTAGAAACAACATGTGCTTCTAAAATTCTAGAAGGCTTTATGCCAATTTATGATGCAACTGTAGTGAAAAAGCTACGTGATGCCGGAATGGTAACGATCGGAAAACTAAATATGGATGAGTTCGCAATGGGATCTTCCAATGAAAACTCATACTATAAAACAACAAAAAATCCTTGGAACTTAAACCACGTACCAGGTGGTTCTTCAGGTGCATCTGCCGCAGCAGTAGCAGCAGGGGAAGTACCATTCTCACTTGGTTCTGATACGGGTGGTTCTATCCGCCAACCAGCAGCTTATTGCGGTGTGGTGGGGATGAAGCCTACATATGGTCGTGTATCGCGTTTTGGACTAGTAGCATTTGCATCTTCTTTAGATCAAATTGGACCAATTACACGTAATGTTGAAGACAATGCTCTTTTACTTGAGGCAATTGCAGGTTTAGATCCTAATGATTCAACGTCTGCAAACGTAGAAGTACCAAACTATGCAGCAGCACTAACTGGTGATGTCAAAGGCTTACGCATTGCTGTACCAAAAGAATTTCTTGGTGAAGGTGTTGGTGAAGCAGCACGTCAGTCAGTTCTAGATGCGTTAGAAGTATTAAAAGGCTTAGGTGCTACAGTAGAAGAAGTCTCTCTTCCTCACTCTAAATATGCACTGGCTGCTTACTATATCCTATCTTCTTCTGAAGCGTCCTCGAACCTTTCTCGATTTGACGGTATCCGCTATGGTTTCCGCGCAGAAAACGTTACAAATTTAATGGACCTTTATAAAGAAACACGTGCTCAAGGCTTTGGGGATGAAGTAAAGCGTCGTATTATGCTTGGAACTTACTCATTAAGTGCTGGTACGTATGACGCTTATTACAAAAAAGCACAACAAGCACGTACACTGATTAAAGCAGACTACGACAAAGTATTTGAAGACTTTGACGTAATCATTGGGCCTACATCTCCAACACCAGCATTTAAAATTGGTGAAAACGTAGATGATCCTATGACAATGTATGCAAACGATATTTTAACAATCCCAATGAACTTAGCGGGCGTACCTGCCATTTCAATTCCTTGTGGCTTTGAAAATGGTCTACCACTAGGTTTACAAATTATTGGTAAATATTTCGATGAAGCAACTATTTACCGTGTAGCTCATGCTTTTGAACAAGCAACGGAGTTCCATAAACAAGTTCCTCAAATGTGGGAGGGAAAATAA
- the gatC gene encoding Asp-tRNA(Asn)/Glu-tRNA(Gln) amidotransferase subunit GatC, which translates to MAKLTKEEVKHVANLARLAISEEEAEKFAEQLGKITDFAEQLNELDTTNVEPTTHVLPLVNVMREDVATKGLDREVMMLNVKEQEDGQVKVPAIM; encoded by the coding sequence ATGGCAAAATTAACAAAAGAGGAAGTTAAGCACGTTGCAAATTTAGCACGTCTTGCTATATCAGAAGAGGAAGCAGAAAAATTTGCTGAACAGCTTGGTAAAATTACAGACTTCGCAGAGCAATTAAACGAGCTAGATACAACGAATGTTGAACCAACAACTCACGTGCTACCACTAGTAAACGTAATGCGTGAAGATGTGGCAACAAAAGGCTTAGACCGCGAAGTAATGATGTTAAACGTAAAAGAACAAGAAGATGGTCAAGTAAAAGTACCAGCTATCATGTAA
- a CDS encoding CamS family sex pheromone protein produces the protein MKSFRLIPAMIAATMLVGCVPSKKDTELTQETQQEKAETTIIPSFKIDESYYKLLTPYKESASRGLVVSNIYTKYDMKEVETGLMRLSQNEFDTENFFFQEGQYLAKSTVTNWLKRSSQKKDGLNPPTTESMPAEERAKKAPIYLSHIVEQNYLTKTKDNKVKLGGISIGLSLNSIYYYQKEKYGEYYEEPIPESALVEQGKKMASEIVSRLRAREELKDVPIVVGLFKQKANNDIIPGTYFSYGVAKAGQNDVADWQAIDEEYVLFPTDESKDVYREDSNNFKKFKLDIDKYFSNYTSVIGTGFYQNKEIQKLKIEVPIQFFGQAEIIGFTQYLTGVLMNYFGNINVEVSITSINGPEALIIKKSNDKEPYVHIYE, from the coding sequence ATGAAGTCATTTCGACTCATTCCAGCAATGATCGCTGCTACAATGCTAGTCGGCTGTGTACCTTCTAAAAAGGACACAGAGCTTACACAGGAGACACAACAGGAAAAAGCGGAAACAACAATTATTCCAAGCTTCAAGATAGATGAATCCTATTACAAGCTGCTAACTCCCTACAAAGAAAGTGCTAGTAGAGGTTTGGTAGTCTCTAATATATATACAAAATATGATATGAAGGAAGTAGAAACAGGCCTGATGCGCCTTTCTCAAAATGAGTTTGACACAGAGAATTTTTTCTTCCAGGAGGGCCAATATTTAGCTAAAAGCACTGTGACTAATTGGCTGAAGCGTAGTTCTCAAAAAAAGGATGGCTTAAATCCTCCAACAACGGAATCTATGCCAGCAGAGGAACGTGCAAAAAAGGCACCTATTTATTTATCGCATATAGTTGAGCAGAATTATTTAACAAAAACAAAAGATAATAAAGTGAAATTAGGTGGAATTTCGATAGGACTTTCCTTAAACTCTATTTATTATTATCAAAAAGAAAAATATGGGGAGTATTATGAGGAGCCAATACCAGAATCAGCACTTGTTGAACAAGGGAAGAAAATGGCTTCTGAAATTGTTTCTCGTTTAAGAGCTCGTGAAGAATTGAAAGATGTCCCGATTGTAGTAGGCTTATTTAAACAGAAAGCTAATAATGATATTATTCCAGGGACATATTTTAGCTATGGCGTTGCAAAAGCTGGACAAAATGATGTAGCAGATTGGCAAGCAATTGATGAAGAATATGTCCTATTCCCAACAGATGAATCGAAGGATGTTTATCGAGAGGATAGCAATAACTTTAAGAAATTTAAACTGGATATCGATAAATATTTTTCTAACTATACGAGTGTGATAGGAACAGGCTTCTACCAAAATAAAGAAATTCAAAAGCTGAAAATTGAAGTACCCATTCAATTCTTCGGTCAAGCAGAAATTATTGGTTTTACCCAATATCTAACTGGTGTTCTCATGAATTATTTCGGAAATATCAATGTAGAAGTAAGTATAACTTCGATAAACGGTCCAGAGGCGTTAATTATTAAGAAATCGAATGATAAAGAACCTTATGTGCATATCTATGAATAA
- the ligA gene encoding NAD-dependent DNA ligase LigA, protein MNEIEQRIAELNKLLHEYGHAYYVLDQPIVADSVYDQLLHELIALEEANPSLIYPDSPTQRVGGAVVEGFKKVTHDFPMLSLSNAFNEADLREFDRKVRQAIGDHFSYVCELKIDGLAISLKYENGVFVQGATRGDGVVGEDITTNLKTIRAIPLRLKEPITIEVRGEAYMPKKSFEALNTQRADNGEELFANPRNAAAGSLRQLDPKIAASRQLSTFIYAIGGDGEVYGIDGHAEMLDYLEGLGFPSNKERQRCSTIEEVLAFIDKWTENRSNLAYEIDGIVIKVDRYAQQDELGYTAKSPRWAIAYKFPAEEVVTTLLDIDLTVGRTGVVTPTAILTPVQVAGTTVQRASLHNEDLIREKDIRIGDTVIIRKAGDIIPQVVGVLLEQRPENSVPYEMPKNCPVCDSELIRIEGEVALRCVNPACFAQIAESIKYFVSRNAMNIDGLGDKVVEQLLRADLIHDVSDLYHLTVEQLVELERMGEKSATNLVHAIQASKENSMERLLIGLGIRHVGEKAAKIVSETYGTMEAVMVATEEQLVEIYEIGDKMASSLVEYFSNEDARAVIGRLAEAGVNMMYKGKRVEVTVGDNPFAGKTIVLTGKLEQLTRNEAKAKIEELGGIVTGSVSKKTDLVIAGADAGSKLTKAEQLGIEVWNEDSLIEQLNLV, encoded by the coding sequence ATGAACGAAATTGAACAACGCATTGCAGAATTAAATAAATTACTGCATGAATATGGTCATGCATACTATGTGTTGGATCAACCTATCGTAGCAGATAGTGTCTATGATCAATTATTACATGAGCTTATTGCGCTAGAGGAAGCAAATCCCTCATTAATTTATCCAGATTCACCGACCCAACGAGTTGGTGGCGCAGTAGTAGAGGGCTTTAAAAAGGTAACGCATGATTTTCCTATGCTAAGTCTTTCTAATGCTTTTAATGAAGCAGATTTACGAGAGTTTGACCGAAAAGTGCGCCAAGCAATTGGTGATCACTTTTCCTATGTTTGCGAGCTGAAAATCGATGGTCTTGCCATTTCCTTGAAATATGAAAATGGTGTTTTTGTACAAGGAGCAACACGGGGAGACGGCGTTGTAGGAGAAGATATTACGACGAATTTAAAAACGATTCGCGCGATACCTTTGCGTTTAAAGGAGCCAATCACAATAGAGGTGCGTGGTGAGGCTTATATGCCAAAGAAATCCTTTGAAGCATTAAACACTCAGCGTGCTGATAATGGTGAGGAGCTGTTTGCTAATCCTCGAAATGCAGCTGCTGGCTCTTTACGTCAGTTAGATCCTAAAATTGCTGCAAGTCGTCAATTATCAACATTCATTTATGCTATTGGCGGCGATGGTGAAGTGTATGGCATCGATGGTCATGCAGAGATGCTTGATTATTTAGAGGGGCTAGGTTTCCCTTCCAATAAGGAACGTCAACGCTGTTCAACGATTGAGGAGGTATTAGCCTTTATCGATAAATGGACAGAAAACCGTTCGAATTTAGCTTATGAAATTGACGGCATCGTTATTAAGGTGGACCGTTATGCTCAGCAGGATGAACTAGGATATACAGCAAAAAGTCCTCGCTGGGCAATCGCTTATAAATTCCCTGCTGAGGAAGTAGTGACAACCTTACTCGATATTGATTTAACAGTTGGACGTACAGGTGTTGTAACGCCGACTGCCATTTTAACGCCTGTTCAAGTGGCGGGTACGACAGTTCAACGTGCATCATTGCACAATGAAGATTTAATCCGCGAAAAGGATATTCGTATAGGAGATACAGTCATCATCCGCAAAGCTGGTGACATTATTCCACAAGTTGTAGGAGTGCTACTGGAGCAACGACCTGAGAATTCAGTGCCTTACGAGATGCCTAAAAATTGTCCGGTCTGTGATAGTGAGCTGATTCGTATCGAGGGTGAAGTAGCATTACGCTGTGTAAATCCTGCATGTTTTGCACAAATTGCTGAAAGCATTAAATACTTTGTATCACGAAATGCAATGAACATTGATGGTCTGGGTGACAAAGTAGTTGAGCAATTATTGCGTGCGGATTTAATTCATGATGTATCAGATTTATATCATTTAACCGTTGAACAACTTGTTGAGCTTGAACGAATGGGTGAAAAATCAGCGACAAATTTGGTGCATGCTATTCAAGCCTCAAAGGAAAATTCAATGGAGCGCTTATTGATTGGACTAGGGATACGACATGTTGGTGAAAAAGCTGCAAAAATAGTGTCCGAAACATATGGAACGATGGAGGCAGTGATGGTAGCAACAGAGGAGCAGCTAGTTGAAATTTATGAAATTGGCGATAAAATGGCTTCTTCTCTTGTCGAGTATTTTTCAAATGAGGATGCACGTGCAGTGATTGGTCGTCTAGCGGAAGCAGGCGTCAATATGATGTATAAGGGTAAAAGGGTAGAGGTAACTGTAGGAGATAATCCTTTTGCAGGTAAAACAATTGTCTTAACTGGTAAACTTGAGCAATTGACACGTAACGAAGCAAAGGCGAAAATAGAAGAGTTAGGTGGAATTGTTACAGGGAGTGTCAGCAAAAAAACAGATCTTGTCATCGCAGGGGCTGATGCTGGTTCTAAACTAACAAAAGCTGAGCAGTTAGGTATTGAGGTTTGGAATGAGGACAGCCTGATTGAACAACTCAACCTCGTTTAA
- a CDS encoding HNH endonuclease signature motif containing protein: MKVARNKKKHTVKSFMTNKAKKNAISKIKENIKRIKKKSNASEVSKLNATILGLHNFYQQATMVTKDFSEIAFSVKRTLYNSLKKVSSDKGEPSTYYKKHFKDYLGKKKTFVAKVAIFPIDGIKHKNPTNFTQEINNYTVEGRSLIHKKQKSVSEEVVKYLMKNPVINRSIEYNDNRISKYIAQKGVCYITGEALILKNMELHHIVPKAKGGNDKYDNLVFITKEAHKLIHATTEDIINKYLQMLELTKPSLDKVNKLRVKAGNKVLV, translated from the coding sequence ATGAAAGTGGCTAGAAATAAAAAGAAGCATACCGTAAAATCATTCATGACAAATAAGGCGAAGAAAAACGCAATTAGCAAAATCAAAGAAAACATCAAACGAATTAAAAAGAAATCTAATGCTTCAGAAGTGTCCAAACTCAATGCAACAATTCTAGGACTTCATAACTTCTATCAGCAAGCAACGATGGTAACGAAAGATTTTAGTGAAATTGCATTTTCAGTCAAACGAACCTTATATAACAGCTTGAAGAAAGTTTCATCGGATAAAGGTGAGCCAAGTACGTACTACAAGAAACATTTCAAAGATTATCTTGGCAAGAAAAAGACATTCGTTGCAAAAGTAGCGATATTCCCTATCGATGGAATCAAACACAAAAATCCGACAAACTTTACGCAAGAAATCAATAATTATACAGTTGAAGGTAGAAGTCTGATTCATAAAAAGCAAAAATCAGTATCAGAAGAAGTTGTGAAGTATCTCATGAAAAATCCTGTAATCAATCGTAGTATTGAATACAACGACAATCGTATTTCTAAATACATTGCTCAAAAAGGGGTTTGCTATATCACAGGAGAAGCACTCATTCTGAAAAATATGGAATTACATCACATCGTTCCAAAGGCAAAAGGTGGTAACGATAAGTATGACAACTTAGTTTTTATAACGAAAGAAGCCCATAAACTGATTCATGCCACAACAGAAGACATCATTAATAAATACCTTCAAATGTTAGAGTTAACAAAACCAAGTTTGGACAAAGTAAATAAACTTCGTGTGAAAGCTGGAAATAAAGTATTAGTATAA
- a CDS encoding reverse transcriptase domain-containing protein, with translation MTKRNAITKRSNKVVRVLTETANKKVLKRQSLRNNEYYDMQQTLDDLYKASQMNKRFKNLYELIIRRENILLAYRNIKKNKGSLTKGINESTIITIGEKDPNALIDYVRKRLENFIPHKIRRKEIPKANGGIRPLGIPTIEDRIIQQCIKQILEPICKAKFHNHSYGFRPNRGTLHAYSRAVTLANINKLHYVVDIDIKGFFDNVNHGKLLKQMWSMGIQDKKVLSIISKLLKAEIVGVGTPNKGTPQGGILSSLLSNIVLNELDWWISNQWETFETQKNYERKRIIGGKVRLDRSVKYSTLKRATSLKEMFIVRYADDFKIFCRDHKSAFKIFEGVKNG, from the coding sequence ATGACTAAAAGAAATGCAATCACCAAAAGAAGTAATAAAGTGGTGAGAGTATTGACTGAAACAGCAAACAAGAAAGTTTTAAAACGACAGTCCTTACGAAACAATGAATATTACGATATGCAACAAACCTTAGATGACCTTTACAAAGCAAGTCAAATGAACAAACGCTTTAAAAATCTGTATGAATTGATTATTAGAAGAGAAAATATTTTACTGGCATATCGAAACATCAAGAAAAACAAGGGTTCTCTCACCAAAGGTATTAATGAATCGACTATCATTACTATCGGAGAAAAAGACCCGAACGCATTAATTGATTATGTCAGAAAAAGACTTGAAAACTTCATACCACACAAAATAAGAAGAAAAGAAATACCAAAAGCTAATGGAGGAATTCGACCACTCGGCATCCCGACAATCGAGGACCGAATCATTCAACAATGTATTAAACAAATTCTAGAGCCAATATGCAAAGCGAAATTCCATAATCACAGTTACGGTTTTCGACCGAACAGAGGAACTTTACATGCATATTCTAGAGCAGTAACATTAGCAAATATCAACAAACTGCACTATGTGGTTGATATTGACATCAAAGGCTTCTTCGATAATGTCAATCATGGCAAACTTCTTAAACAAATGTGGTCAATGGGTATCCAGGATAAAAAGGTTCTCTCAATCATAAGTAAACTACTGAAAGCAGAAATTGTAGGAGTAGGAACACCTAATAAAGGGACTCCTCAAGGTGGTATTTTATCATCGCTACTATCTAATATTGTGCTAAACGAATTAGATTGGTGGATAAGCAATCAGTGGGAAACGTTTGAAACACAGAAAAACTATGAGCGTAAAAGAATTATTGGTGGCAAGGTTAGACTTGATAGGTCAGTGAAATATAGTACCTTAAAAAGAGCCACAAGCTTGAAAGAAATGTTCATTGTGCGATATGCAGATGATTTTAAAATCTTTTGTAGAGACCATAAAAGTGCCTTCAAGATTTTCGAAGGTGTGAAGAATGGTTAA
- a CDS encoding heptaprenylglyceryl phosphate synthase, with translation MEYLEWRHVFKLDPAKEISDEALEKICESGTDVILVGGTDDITLDGVLDLLVRVRRFEVPIALEISTIDSVTPGYDYYFIPTVLNSDDPKWIKNLHHEAIKEYGDIMVWDELVAEGYCILNPHCKAAEVTNAKTDLSLDDIVAYARLAENFFKLPVFYIEYSGTYGDISVVSAVKQELKNTRLFYGGGVTSTKQAAEMAKYADTVVVGNIIYDDLKAALATVKAVKNTI, from the coding sequence ATGGAATATTTAGAATGGAGACATGTGTTTAAGCTCGATCCGGCTAAGGAAATTTCAGATGAAGCATTAGAAAAAATTTGCGAATCAGGAACAGATGTCATTTTAGTTGGCGGTACAGATGATATAACATTGGACGGTGTTTTAGATTTACTGGTCCGTGTAAGACGCTTTGAAGTACCGATAGCCCTTGAAATTTCTACAATTGATTCGGTAACACCAGGCTACGACTATTACTTTATTCCGACAGTGTTAAATAGTGATGATCCTAAATGGATTAAAAACTTACACCACGAAGCGATAAAGGAATATGGGGATATCATGGTGTGGGACGAGCTAGTTGCTGAGGGCTATTGTATATTAAATCCACACTGTAAGGCTGCAGAAGTGACAAATGCAAAAACGGATTTATCGTTAGATGACATTGTTGCTTATGCACGTCTGGCTGAAAACTTTTTTAAGCTACCAGTATTTTATATAGAGTATAGCGGAACATATGGTGATATTAGTGTTGTTAGTGCTGTAAAGCAGGAGCTTAAAAATACACGATTGTTTTATGGTGGTGGTGTTACTTCCACAAAGCAAGCAGCCGAAATGGCAAAATATGCGGATACAGTTGTAGTTGGTAATATTATTTATGATGATTTAAAAGCTGCACTTGCAACTGTTAAGGCTGTTAAAAATACGATATAA